In Nitrospira sp. CR1.1, the following are encoded in one genomic region:
- a CDS encoding AAA family ATPase, with the protein MSQSCRDECVMAEAWGGRRMVCSGSLEVRVQGEVVSAEMAGSPEEMPKVVGVITSRTRARRGSGDWIEIARKHRAFLPDGLSVPSVGEVGECWGRVIANGPDPFLMVSRIRSRRFEACASSSELLGVLDLRRSPPRQVVKVFQLLGPLVEWLCCAGWKAVARKLVKGTLRSVQAIAADPFLLYRRRGLPFQAAVAAAQVLGHDLYSDEHYKAAVMEALAQADEEGIGGLSDVHLVARCAELIGLPADRVASSITLQAGRAGKCEQGLWFSPGVYFVRQKALAMIRANQQDSGNASPSVQARALRYRYTVVTGGAGSGKTELARSLSAQVRERGGTVAATAMTGKAATLLGEDATTLHKLLGYGGGGYSVSSVGADLVLVDEAGMLTWHILYRLLLSCRGQIVLIGDPQQLAPVGATPVMAELLTVLPVVHLGEEGSKGSLLVKVQVIRFASEALLLHQLRKVVCGYQDTGVEWQALSPVYAGGLGVDRLNRLLQEIVNPDGLPCHGGFRTGDRVIVTKTRYDGGQRAVNGEQGRVLGGMGDTIALRLDSGREVALRADELQLSYCITVHKAQGSRYQCVVFIIPERECGAFAVEERMQYVGRTRGREATVCMVY; encoded by the coding sequence ATGTCACAGAGTTGCAGAGATGAGTGCGTGATGGCTGAAGCATGGGGAGGGAGAAGAATGGTCTGCTCTGGATCCTTAGAAGTGCGCGTGCAAGGGGAGGTCGTCTCAGCCGAGATGGCGGGCAGTCCTGAGGAAATGCCTAAGGTGGTTGGGGTGATCACGAGTCGGACCCGTGCGCGCCGTGGGTCTGGCGATTGGATCGAAATAGCTCGTAAGCATCGGGCGTTTCTTCCGGACGGACTGTCAGTCCCTTCGGTCGGAGAGGTGGGAGAGTGCTGGGGGCGAGTGATAGCCAATGGGCCCGATCCCTTTCTGATGGTGTCCAGGATACGATCACGACGATTCGAAGCCTGCGCGAGCTCATCGGAGTTGTTGGGGGTGCTCGACTTGCGTCGTTCGCCCCCACGTCAGGTCGTGAAGGTGTTTCAATTGTTGGGCCCGCTGGTGGAATGGCTGTGTTGTGCAGGCTGGAAAGCCGTGGCGCGCAAACTCGTCAAGGGAACGCTACGATCAGTGCAGGCCATCGCTGCAGATCCGTTTCTACTATATCGACGTCGAGGCCTCCCATTTCAGGCTGCGGTGGCGGCCGCACAGGTGTTGGGGCACGACTTGTATAGTGACGAACACTATAAGGCCGCAGTGATGGAGGCCCTTGCACAAGCCGATGAAGAAGGGATCGGAGGGCTTTCTGACGTTCATCTTGTGGCACGGTGCGCAGAGCTGATTGGACTGCCTGCGGATCGGGTAGCGTCGTCAATCACACTGCAGGCAGGACGTGCGGGGAAATGCGAGCAGGGCTTGTGGTTTTCCCCAGGGGTGTATTTTGTGCGGCAGAAAGCCCTGGCCATGATTCGAGCGAATCAGCAGGACTCAGGTAACGCGAGTCCCAGCGTGCAAGCCAGGGCGTTGCGCTATCGGTATACGGTGGTTACCGGTGGGGCTGGAAGTGGAAAGACTGAGCTAGCGAGGTCTCTCAGTGCTCAGGTGCGTGAGCGAGGAGGGACGGTGGCGGCCACGGCGATGACCGGGAAAGCGGCGACCCTCCTCGGGGAAGACGCCACGACGTTGCACAAGTTGCTGGGGTATGGAGGCGGCGGCTATTCGGTGTCGAGTGTGGGTGCCGACTTGGTCTTGGTCGATGAGGCTGGCATGCTGACCTGGCATATCCTGTATCGATTGTTGTTGAGCTGTCGCGGGCAAATCGTGTTGATCGGCGATCCGCAGCAACTAGCCCCGGTGGGAGCGACTCCTGTGATGGCGGAGCTGTTGACCGTCTTGCCTGTGGTGCACTTGGGCGAAGAAGGATCCAAGGGGTCGTTGCTGGTCAAGGTCCAGGTGATTCGCTTCGCATCCGAGGCGCTTTTGCTGCATCAGTTGCGGAAAGTGGTGTGTGGCTATCAAGACACTGGGGTTGAGTGGCAGGCGTTGTCCCCTGTGTACGCAGGAGGCCTTGGTGTGGATCGGTTAAACCGATTGCTGCAGGAGATTGTGAATCCGGACGGACTGCCATGTCACGGTGGGTTTCGAACGGGCGATCGCGTCATTGTCACGAAGACTCGATACGATGGCGGTCAGCGAGCAGTCAATGGTGAGCAAGGGCGGGTGCTTGGGGGAATGGGTGACACGATAGCGTTGCGCCTGGACTCTGGGCGCGAGGTAGCACTCAGGGCGGATGAGTTGCAGTTAAGCTATTGCATTACCGTGCATAAAGCGCAGGGGAGTCGCTACCAGTGCGTGGTGTTTATCATTCCAGAGCGGGAATGTGGGGCCTTTGCAGTCGAGGAGCGCATGCAATATGTTGGCAGAACACGTGGACGTGAGGCGACAGTCTGTATGGTGTATTAG
- a CDS encoding OmpA family protein, which yields MTGGRTTYMPWAGLVCMGLLTVGGCTTRPAASPTMSEATRLCGQGYTFPTTVVSVQSGPQWLLSRPAGCPEPTPLTQVPTKPLVADLTPKPIKAVMHRLQTLPTFSAGALAGRQGDMSRAAVSSVDKPAPPGFTGRTSPSACRRDPEVRHRTVLFAMGSAAVPERAQRDLTELSTEEVFYLRVEGYTDPTGSRETNEELGTARAHAVAKALQAGLKVSTQVEVVGRGGCCFMPNHADSRRVEITMLLRGRCGDPPSVEERSQIPPVTSVVSTGVTGDSVKP from the coding sequence ATGACAGGGGGACGGACGACTTACATGCCATGGGCCGGTCTCGTTTGTATGGGACTGCTGACCGTCGGGGGCTGTACGACGCGACCTGCTGCGTCGCCAACAATGTCCGAGGCAACGCGACTCTGCGGGCAAGGCTACACCTTCCCGACTACGGTGGTTTCCGTCCAATCTGGTCCGCAATGGCTTCTGTCTCGTCCCGCTGGATGCCCAGAGCCAACACCCCTGACGCAGGTCCCAACCAAACCGTTGGTGGCGGATCTCACACCGAAACCGATTAAGGCGGTGATGCATCGGCTCCAGACATTGCCGACGTTTTCTGCGGGTGCGCTGGCAGGCCGTCAAGGTGACATGTCTCGCGCTGCGGTGAGCAGCGTGGACAAACCAGCACCTCCTGGTTTCACAGGAAGGACGTCCCCGTCCGCCTGTCGTCGCGATCCTGAGGTGCGGCATCGAACCGTTTTGTTTGCCATGGGTTCGGCTGCTGTACCGGAGCGTGCGCAACGAGACTTAACGGAACTGTCCACAGAGGAGGTCTTCTATCTGCGGGTGGAGGGATACACCGATCCGACGGGGTCTCGGGAGACAAACGAAGAACTTGGGACGGCTCGGGCACACGCGGTGGCGAAAGCATTGCAGGCTGGCTTGAAGGTCTCGACTCAGGTGGAAGTGGTCGGCCGCGGAGGCTGCTGCTTTATGCCGAACCATGCGGACAGTCGACGCGTGGAGATCACGATGCTGCTGCGAGGTAGGTGTGGAGATCCCCCATCGGTTGAGGAGCGATCCCAAATACCTCCAGTAACATCTGTTGTGTCCACTGGTGTCACAGGCGACTCAGTAAAACCATAA
- the traL gene encoding type IV conjugative transfer system protein TraL, whose product MNGTFIPRYLDSLPQIFWWEIDELAVLFVCIFLGIVTKFLTYLIVVGIVSTLILSKMKNGKSEGFLFHWAYWSGVPTFQLTGSPHGTTREMME is encoded by the coding sequence ATGAACGGGACATTTATTCCACGATATCTCGATAGCCTGCCCCAGATCTTTTGGTGGGAGATTGATGAGTTGGCCGTGCTCTTTGTGTGCATCTTTCTCGGCATTGTGACGAAGTTCCTGACCTACCTGATAGTGGTGGGGATCGTGAGCACGTTGATTTTGTCGAAAATGAAGAACGGGAAATCCGAAGGATTCCTCTTCCATTGGGCCTATTGGTCTGGTGTGCCCACGTTTCAGCTGACGGGATCACCTCACGGAACAACCCGAGAGATGATGGAGTAA
- a CDS encoding thioredoxin fold domain-containing protein, with protein sequence MMAMRRSYQQIIAGLVCAVCVSVAGESILRAETDDAVRPIKTVIEQKFPGMKVLRVSKTEIPGWLLVESDSDRVENYMYVHESGRYVLSGALFDIQMGRNVTQEYVRDRQQALLAGMDTSKTILLSPMQSKLERPVLVFDDPDCRFCQQFHPEVQKLVEAGVPVAVVLYPLVRTHPDAYRKSVAIWCAPDQAEALGRALMSKPVMGEVGACSHPIDENIKLGKRLGVNSTPMVFLPNGQSFAGYRPASEVLALLQIEAQQK encoded by the coding sequence ATGATGGCGATGAGACGATCCTATCAGCAGATAATCGCGGGGTTGGTGTGTGCCGTGTGCGTGTCGGTTGCGGGAGAGTCGATCCTGAGAGCCGAAACGGATGATGCCGTGAGGCCTATCAAAACGGTGATCGAGCAAAAGTTTCCTGGCATGAAAGTGTTGCGAGTGTCCAAGACGGAAATTCCTGGATGGCTCTTGGTGGAGAGCGACAGTGACCGGGTGGAAAACTATATGTACGTGCATGAGTCTGGGCGGTACGTGCTCTCCGGGGCACTCTTCGATATTCAAATGGGCCGAAATGTTACGCAAGAGTATGTGAGAGACCGTCAGCAGGCGCTCTTGGCCGGAATGGATACCTCGAAAACCATTCTGTTGTCTCCCATGCAATCGAAGTTGGAGCGTCCGGTGCTGGTCTTTGACGATCCAGACTGTCGGTTCTGTCAGCAGTTTCATCCGGAGGTGCAGAAGCTTGTTGAGGCAGGTGTTCCGGTGGCCGTGGTTCTGTATCCACTGGTACGGACGCATCCGGATGCCTATCGCAAGTCTGTCGCCATTTGGTGTGCTCCCGATCAAGCCGAGGCGCTGGGGCGCGCGCTGATGTCAAAACCGGTAATGGGTGAGGTAGGGGCTTGCAGTCATCCGATCGACGAAAACATCAAATTGGGGAAGCGTTTGGGAGTGAACTCCACCCCAATGGTATTTTTGCCAAATGGGCAATCGTTTGCCGGCTATCGTCCTGCCAGTGAAGTATTGGCTTTACTGCAGATAGAGGCCCAGCAGAAGTAG
- a CDS encoding TraV family lipoprotein, whose product MMSGYIRRYITRGGSWYGLGSGVAMGLSVLLAGCGGYESNFSCKGYPDQATCESVSEAYEKRFSAGQKVTQYTKDQKGVGQDTSSSSGPGQVTPPMIFSGKTDSAIGKPVITPVSALRVTVFPWKDTKKRLHDQSRHYLIVDEPDFIFGHMAQGVSAGSSSGHGKDLYPRMGRMVEKRDGKRTPSGNAAANAMTENVPEVGQRSAPMSVNPLGSGGIMPQGFPQLPQTGASNYLTDDGPLPPQ is encoded by the coding sequence ATGATGTCTGGGTATATCAGGCGCTACATCACACGAGGCGGATCATGGTACGGCTTGGGATCTGGGGTAGCTATGGGCCTGTCTGTCCTTCTGGCGGGCTGTGGGGGCTATGAGTCTAATTTCAGTTGTAAGGGGTATCCGGATCAAGCGACGTGTGAGTCCGTCTCGGAAGCCTACGAGAAGCGGTTCTCTGCTGGGCAGAAGGTGACGCAGTACACGAAAGACCAAAAGGGCGTTGGACAAGACACCAGCTCAAGCTCTGGCCCTGGTCAGGTCACTCCTCCGATGATCTTCAGCGGCAAGACGGACAGCGCCATAGGCAAGCCGGTGATTACGCCGGTGTCGGCTCTTCGTGTGACGGTATTTCCATGGAAGGATACGAAAAAGCGCCTCCATGATCAGTCGCGGCACTATCTCATTGTCGACGAACCAGATTTTATTTTCGGACACATGGCGCAGGGGGTGAGTGCTGGGTCGAGTTCGGGGCATGGAAAGGATCTGTATCCGAGAATGGGGCGGATGGTCGAGAAACGAGACGGAAAGAGAACACCCAGTGGGAATGCGGCGGCGAACGCCATGACGGAGAATGTTCCTGAAGTTGGCCAACGTTCGGCGCCGATGTCCGTGAACCCTCTTGGCTCGGGTGGCATCATGCCGCAGGGATTTCCTCAGCTCCCTCAGACCGGGGCGTCCAATTATCTGACCGATGATGGGCCGCTGCCACCCCAGTAG